One genomic region from Pseudoduganella dura encodes:
- the rodA gene encoding rod shape-determining protein RodA: MRINERRSLWRRLKPYVAVFDPPLLLLLALLLTTSLVTLYSASLGIPGKIEDQLRNIAMCVLVMWITANVSPQNMMRIAVPAYGVTVLLLVAVALFGTIKLGARRWLHIGIIDIQPSELAKIAVPLMLAWYFQNQQGHLRWHSYLVGALLLMVPVGLIMRQPDLGTSLLVVAAGFAVIYLAGLPWRAMLALVVAGACFMPVAWSMMHDYQRERVMTLIDPTADPLGKGFHIIQSTIAIGSGGLAGKGWTKGTQTHLEFIPERTTDFIFSVYSEEFGLMGNLFLMLLYLLLIGRGMMIAASAPNFFTRLLAGAMTMIFFTYAFVNMGMVSGILPVVGVPLPFMSYGGTALLTLGIVSGILMSVQRHRKLVQT, translated from the coding sequence ATGCGCATCAATGAACGACGCTCGCTGTGGCGGCGCCTGAAACCCTATGTGGCCGTATTCGATCCGCCGCTGCTGCTGCTGCTGGCATTGCTGCTGACGACCAGCCTGGTCACGCTGTACTCGGCCAGCCTGGGCATTCCTGGCAAGATCGAAGACCAGCTGCGCAACATCGCGATGTGCGTGCTGGTGATGTGGATCACGGCGAACGTGTCGCCGCAGAACATGATGCGCATCGCCGTGCCGGCCTATGGCGTGACCGTACTGCTGCTGGTGGCGGTGGCGCTGTTCGGCACGATCAAGCTGGGCGCGCGGCGCTGGCTGCACATCGGCATCATCGACATCCAGCCCTCCGAACTGGCCAAGATCGCCGTGCCGCTGATGCTGGCCTGGTATTTCCAGAACCAGCAGGGCCACCTGCGCTGGCATTCCTACCTGGTCGGCGCGCTGCTGCTGATGGTGCCGGTGGGGCTGATAATGCGGCAGCCGGACCTGGGCACGTCGCTGCTGGTGGTGGCCGCGGGCTTCGCGGTAATCTACCTGGCCGGACTGCCCTGGCGGGCCATGCTGGCGCTGGTGGTGGCCGGCGCCTGCTTCATGCCGGTGGCCTGGTCGATGATGCACGACTACCAGCGCGAGCGGGTGATGACGCTCATCGATCCCACCGCCGACCCGCTGGGCAAGGGCTTCCACATCATCCAGTCGACGATCGCGATCGGTTCCGGCGGCCTCGCGGGCAAGGGCTGGACCAAGGGCACGCAGACCCACCTCGAGTTCATCCCGGAACGCACGACCGACTTCATTTTCTCCGTGTACTCGGAGGAATTCGGGCTGATGGGTAACCTGTTCCTGATGCTGCTGTACCTGTTGCTGATCGGCCGTGGCATGATGATCGCCGCGAGCGCCCCGAATTTCTTCACTCGCCTGCTGGCGGGAGCGATGACGATGATCTTCTTTACCTATGCATTCGTGAACATGGGAATGGTGAGCGGCATCCTGCCCGTGGTGGGCGTGCCGCTGCCGTTCATGAGCTATGGCGGCACCGCCTTGCTGACGCTGGGGATCGTGTCCGGCATCCTGATGAGCGTGCAGCGCCACCGCAAGCTGGTGCAGACCTGA
- the mrdA gene encoding penicillin-binding protein 2, protein MTELKNNERELHLFRVRLTALGLLVFVCFALLLARLVWLQVIRHNDYMAQAEDNRIAVVPIQPNRGLILDRNGVVLARNYSAYTLEITPSKLRIPLEEMIDALALIVEVTPKDRRRFKKLMDESKNFASVPLRTRLSDEEVARFTANRFRYPGVEVQARLFRNYPLGETASHVIGFIGRINQKEARAIEEREDAANYNGTDYIGKEGLEKSYEKQLHGITGYEEVEVSAGGRAIRTLSRTPPTSGSNLILSIDIELQKVAEEAFGEWRGALVAIEPATGDVLAYVSRPGYDPNLFVDGIDSQSWNELNTSLDRPMVNRPLSGTYAPGSTFKPFMALAALELGKRTPSQAIFDPGFMYLGTHKFRDDVPGGHGTVDLRKSIVVSCNTYYYQLGRDMGIDAIHDFMKPFGFGQRTGIDLENEKTGVLPSREWKQARYKKNPAAGRWVGGDTISVSNGSGYNSYTPLQIAHAVANLANNGVVMKPHLVKIVEDGGTRARTLTVPKESYRIPLKQQNIDLIKDAMVGVVSEQGGTATRAFANVGYTVGGKTGTAQVVGIRANEKYNAKNLAERLRDNALFTAFAPADKPRIAIAMVVENAGFGGAVAAPIARKVLDYYILGKLPTEKNTARVPKEDAELIEPIEGPIAEEEAALAREELAAQQAVAGQAAAPNAARKPAAAPPSLGLMPVRPASGAAPAATPPAAARQPVPAPARPAPQPAAVPPRNRE, encoded by the coding sequence TCCGGCACAACGACTACATGGCGCAGGCCGAGGACAACCGCATCGCGGTGGTGCCGATCCAGCCGAACCGCGGCCTGATCCTGGACCGCAACGGTGTCGTCCTGGCGCGCAACTACTCGGCTTACACGCTCGAGATCACGCCTTCCAAGCTGCGCATCCCGCTCGAGGAGATGATCGATGCGCTGGCCCTGATCGTGGAAGTGACCCCGAAGGACCGCCGCCGCTTCAAGAAGCTGATGGACGAGTCGAAGAACTTCGCCAGCGTTCCGTTGCGCACCCGGCTGTCTGACGAGGAGGTGGCCCGCTTCACCGCCAACCGCTTCCGCTATCCCGGTGTCGAGGTGCAGGCGCGCCTGTTCCGCAACTATCCGCTGGGCGAAACGGCGTCGCACGTGATCGGCTTTATCGGCCGCATCAACCAGAAGGAAGCCAGGGCGATCGAGGAACGCGAGGATGCGGCCAACTACAACGGCACCGATTACATCGGCAAGGAAGGCCTGGAAAAGAGCTATGAAAAGCAGCTGCACGGCATCACCGGCTACGAGGAGGTGGAAGTCTCGGCCGGCGGCCGGGCGATCCGCACGCTGTCGCGCACGCCGCCGACCTCCGGCAGCAACCTGATCCTGTCGATCGACATCGAATTGCAGAAGGTGGCCGAGGAAGCGTTCGGTGAATGGCGCGGCGCGCTGGTGGCGATCGAACCGGCCACCGGCGACGTGCTGGCCTACGTGTCGCGCCCCGGCTACGACCCGAACCTGTTCGTGGACGGCATCGATAGCCAGAGCTGGAACGAACTGAACACGTCGCTCGACCGGCCCATGGTGAACCGGCCCCTATCCGGCACCTATGCGCCCGGTTCCACCTTCAAGCCGTTCATGGCGCTGGCGGCGCTGGAGCTGGGCAAGCGCACCCCGTCGCAGGCGATCTTCGATCCGGGTTTCATGTACCTCGGCACCCACAAGTTCCGCGACGACGTGCCGGGCGGGCATGGCACGGTGGACCTGCGCAAGTCGATCGTGGTCTCGTGCAATACCTACTACTACCAGCTGGGCCGCGACATGGGCATCGACGCGATCCACGATTTCATGAAGCCGTTCGGCTTCGGCCAGCGCACCGGCATCGACCTGGAAAACGAGAAGACGGGCGTGCTGCCGTCGCGCGAATGGAAGCAGGCGCGCTACAAGAAGAACCCGGCGGCCGGCCGCTGGGTGGGCGGCGACACGATCTCGGTATCGAACGGTTCCGGCTACAACTCCTACACCCCGTTGCAGATCGCCCACGCGGTGGCGAACCTGGCCAACAACGGCGTGGTGATGAAGCCGCACCTGGTGAAGATCGTCGAGGATGGCGGTACGCGCGCGCGCACGCTGACGGTGCCGAAGGAAAGCTATCGTATTCCGCTGAAGCAGCAGAACATCGACCTCATCAAGGATGCGATGGTGGGCGTGGTAAGCGAGCAGGGCGGCACCGCGACCCGCGCCTTTGCCAATGTGGGCTATACGGTGGGCGGCAAGACCGGTACCGCGCAGGTCGTGGGCATCCGCGCCAATGAAAAGTACAACGCCAAGAACCTGGCCGAGCGCCTGCGCGACAATGCGCTGTTCACCGCGTTCGCGCCGGCCGACAAGCCGCGCATCGCGATCGCGATGGTGGTCGAGAACGCCGGCTTCGGCGGCGCCGTGGCGGCGCCGATCGCGCGCAAGGTGCTCGACTACTACATCCTCGGCAAGCTGCCGACCGAGAAGAACACGGCCAGGGTGCCGAAGGAAGACGCCGAGCTGATCGAGCCCATCGAGGGCCCGATCGCCGAGGAAGAGGCGGCGCTGGCGCGGGAAGAACTGGCGGCGCAGCAGGCCGTGGCCGGGCAGGCCGCCGCGCCGAACGCCGCGCGCAAGCCGGCCGCCGCGCCGCCATCGCTGGGACTGATGCCGGTACGGCCGGCCTCTGGCGCGGCCCCGGCCGCGACCCCGCCGGCGGCTGCGCGGCAGCCCGTGCCGGCGCCTGCCCGGCCGGCGCCGCAACCGGCGGCCGTCCCGCCAAGGAACAGGGAATAA
- a CDS encoding septal ring lytic transglycosylase RlpA family protein, with amino-acid sequence MQRSIQRAAACTLLAAMLALAGCGGPEIVGHLPGAPKVKPKHREPGVPDLPPAGSGRGGYYKDDGPGDDPPPNLLQTPDAEVRNDPLLPRSNRPYTVFGTTYEPIANDKPYTVRGMGTWYGKKFHGQRTSSGELYDMYKMSAAHPTLPIPSYARVRNLTTGKTVVVRVNDRGPFKSSRVIDVSYTAALKLGLLLNGSSELEVTRIMPDEIDKIVAARKAGIVIAAVEGVPVSALQPGAPLLAGAGPDELESFILSRGTASDTSAPASGGFYLQLGAYAREASAAAMRERLAGATRGSDFAVVQAGSVYRLYGGPFVSREEAAAAAARLPSGLRLRPLIVQREVN; translated from the coding sequence GTGCAACGTTCGATCCAACGCGCGGCGGCTTGCACGCTGCTGGCCGCCATGCTGGCGCTGGCCGGCTGCGGCGGGCCGGAAATCGTCGGCCATCTGCCGGGGGCGCCGAAGGTCAAGCCGAAGCACCGCGAACCGGGCGTGCCCGACCTGCCGCCGGCCGGTTCGGGGCGGGGCGGCTATTACAAGGACGACGGGCCGGGCGACGACCCGCCGCCGAACCTGCTGCAAACGCCCGATGCCGAAGTGCGCAACGATCCGCTGCTGCCGCGCTCGAACCGCCCCTACACGGTGTTCGGCACCACCTACGAGCCGATCGCGAACGACAAGCCCTACACGGTGCGCGGCATGGGCACCTGGTACGGCAAGAAATTCCACGGGCAGCGCACGTCGTCCGGCGAGCTGTACGACATGTACAAGATGTCGGCGGCGCACCCGACCCTGCCGATACCTTCGTATGCGCGGGTCAGGAATCTCACGACCGGCAAGACCGTGGTGGTGCGGGTCAACGACCGCGGGCCGTTCAAGTCGTCGCGCGTGATCGATGTTTCGTACACGGCGGCGCTGAAGCTGGGGCTGCTGCTCAACGGCAGCAGCGAGCTCGAAGTCACGCGCATCATGCCCGATGAAATCGACAAGATCGTCGCGGCGCGCAAGGCGGGCATCGTCATCGCGGCGGTCGAGGGCGTGCCGGTCAGCGCGCTGCAGCCCGGCGCGCCACTGCTGGCGGGCGCCGGACCGGACGAGCTGGAGAGCTTCATCCTGTCGCGCGGCACGGCGTCCGATACCTCGGCGCCGGCATCGGGCGGCTTCTACCTCCAGCTGGGCGCCTACGCCAGGGAAGCCAGCGCCGCCGCCATGCGCGAGCGCCTCGCCGGCGCCACCCGCGGCAGCGACTTCGCCGTGGTGCAGGCCGGTTCGGTGTACCGGCTATATGGCGGCCCGTTCGTCTCCCGCGAGGAAGCCGCCGCCGCCGCCGCGCGGCTCCCCAGCGGCCTGCGGCTGCGCCCGCTGATCGTGCAGCGCGAAGTCAATTAG